Part of the Sorghum bicolor cultivar BTx623 chromosome 1, Sorghum_bicolor_NCBIv3, whole genome shotgun sequence genome, TCCGCGTCCCGCCGGCCGTCGTCCCGCTCGACTACAAAGGCATGCGCTACTACGTGTGCAGCGTCGGCAACTACTGCAAACTCGGCATGAAATTCCATGTCACCATCCAACCACGCTAGCCTGCCTGCTCACACCATTTCCTTCCTCAATTCATCCGCAACGACTATTGTTTCTTGACAGTCAACAGTACATTATgatatgtatatgtatgtattgcCAGGCATCATTAATCAGACCATTCCAGCGTTGCTGATTAGCAAGCGATTATGCgttatatttaaaaaaaatgtgCCGATGTGCAAACGGCGATGTCATTCAGACGGCGATGCAACAGACAGTGCACCCATATGTGCGTTATACAGTAGCATTCCACAAACATTTAAGTCCACCTATATATTGATGAAACCATCACTCTAGCAAATCTCACAAACAAAAGTTAAAAGAAAGGTAGCCAGCCATGCGTAGgtagcaatttttttttttttcagttgCAGCAAAAAGGATACATTCCCTGCTTGCAGGGGTAGAATCAGCTTCCTATTTCGCATCTCAGCGACAGCAAAACCAGAGACCACTCTAGCACTTGAAGCGCAACCCTGCCAATTGCCATGATGATACGCCTGCTTACTGTTGCGCGCACTGCACTCTTTGGGCTCCGCCGGGCATCTCGTCGTCCTCCTCGTATGCCTCCTGGGCAGCATGAGCTTGCTTCCTGCGCATCTCTTCCTCGATGTTGTTCACGTCATGCATAGTTGTCTCCTCGCATTCATCTATCTCCATGTCCGTCAGCTTGGATGAAGACCTTGGTGGAAGTACTGCCTCGAGAGCCTTGCACTGCTCTGGTGCCAGTGAGTCAGGGAACTCCACTGTGAAATGAATGTAGAGCTTCCCCTTCATGAAAGGCCTCTGGTAAATTGGCATCCCCTCGTCGTTTATCGCCTTGAATTGGTCTGCTCAAATTTATCAGACAAAGATTAGCAACAAATACACCTGCAGAAGCAAAGTGACAACTGAAGTCTATCTACAAGAGAAAGGGCTTACCAGGTTTAACAACTTCACCAGGGTTTGATTTGATGAGAAGCTGCCTGTTGTCCAGATGTGTAAGAACAAATTGGAACCCACAGAGAGCTTCAGTCAGAGACAAGGTGTGCTCATAAAAGAGATCTTCACCCTTTCTTTTGAACTTGGAGTGATCCTTCTGCTGGAGGACGAATACAATGTCTCCAGTGACAGTATCAGGCTGCAAGTAACATAACATATCAATAAAAATTTTGAAATCATAAAAAAGCAACCTCTAGATCTTATCACACTGATGCTTAAGCAAGCATACCGCTTCATCAGCTTCACCAGGGAAGGTGATCTTCTGGTTGTGTTGCATCCCCTTCTCAACATGAACCTCAAGAACCTTCTTCTCTTGAACAACCTTCTCACCCTTGCACCCTGGGCAGCGGTCCTTCTCGTTGATGCTCTCTCCAGTCCCCTTGCACTCGTTGCAAGGCTGCTGCATCTGCTGTATCATGGAAGGCCCCAGCTGGCGGATTGTGACTTTCATGCCTGAGCCCTGGCAACCAGGGCACCTCATTGATGCACCAGACTTCGAGCCCTTGctgaaaaaagaagaaagcAAGCTCAACCGAaggttttggaaaacttattcgATTATTTGGGGTGGGCAAACAGAACTAACCCCTTGCACTTAGAGCAGATGACATTGCGCGAAAGAGAGAGCTTCTTTGAGGTGCCATTGTAAAGATCTTCCAGAGAAACTTTAAGTGGGTGGACTACATCTTCTCCCCTCCTTTGCCTTCTTCCCCTGCTGCTTCCACCACCTCCTGTGAAGATGTCATATAAAAGCCAGTTATCACATTGATAAAGGAGCataacaaaaaaacaaaaaaaaaggagtCAAAGATGGATATGGTAGCACCAGGGAATACCTCCAAAAGAGGGTCCAAAAAATGATGAGAAGATGTCAAATGGATCAACATGGGCTCCTCCACCACCCATTCCTTCCTTAAGGGCATCTTCACCATACTGATCATAAATCTCACGTTTCTCTGGGTCGCTCAGAACCTCATAGGCTTGTGCGAGCTCCTTGAACTGAAATGAATTAAAAACAAAGCTTTtactctaaggccttgtttagttcccaaaaaattacaagattccccatcacatcgaatcttgcggcacatgcatggtgcattaaatatacataaaaacaaaaactaattgcacagttcatctgtaaatcgcgagacgaatcttttaagcctagttactccatgattggacaatgtttgtcaaataaaaacgaaagtgctacagtgtcgaaattcaaaaaaatttccaAACTGAACAGGGCCTAACAATCATGGATCAAAATAGAAATTTAGCAGACATACTGAATCAGTTGAGGAAGGGAACAGATATGTTTACATCTCTCACTTCAAGTAAAATGGAAAAATCGTATAGCGTGCAAAAACAATATTACTGGCACACAAAAACTTAGTGTATacaacacacacaaaaaaaaaaaactaatgatCTCCAGGTGATTATACCAAACAGGTAAACCTTGTCTGCTTTACAAGATTAGAAATCACGCAAATAATGTTATGGAAATGCATGTCACGGCTATAAAATGCAAAGAGTTTTAATATACAACAGAAAGAAAATTTAATGCCAATGATTTCTAGGTGATTATACCAAACAG contains:
- the LOC8062202 gene encoding dnaJ protein homolog, whose product is MFGRAPKKSDNTKYYEILGVPKSASQDDLKKAYRKAAIKNHPDKGGDPEKFKELAQAYEVLSDPEKREIYDQYGEDALKEGMGGGGAHVDPFDIFSSFFGPSFGGGGGSSRGRRQRRGEDVVHPLKVSLEDLYNGTSKKLSLSRNVICSKCKGKGSKSGASMRCPGCQGSGMKVTIRQLGPSMIQQMQQPCNECKGTGESINEKDRCPGCKGEKVVQEKKVLEVHVEKGMQHNQKITFPGEADEAPDTVTGDIVFVLQQKDHSKFKRKGEDLFYEHTLSLTEALCGFQFVLTHLDNRQLLIKSNPGEVVKPDQFKAINDEGMPIYQRPFMKGKLYIHFTVEFPDSLAPEQCKALEAVLPPRSSSKLTDMEIDECEETTMHDVNNIEEEMRRKQAHAAQEAYEEDDEMPGGAQRVQCAQQ